Below is a window of Mycobacterium dioxanotrophicus DNA.
CACACGGTTCCAGCACAAGAAGCGCTTCAAAGCAGTTGAAGAAGCCGTGAAGTGGCGCTCGACTCTGATCTCGGAGGTGGCCCACGGCACGCATGTCGCGCCGGCCGAACTCACCGTTCAACAGGCAGTGGAGAGCTGGTTGCAGGGTCAGCGCATCCGCCCAAAGACGATGAGCGCCTATGTCACAGCACTGCGCCCGATCGTTGACCACTTGGGGGACCGTCGAGTGCAGTCGATCACGAAAGACGACATCGAACAGGTGGTGCAGGCTCTTCGTGACGGCAAATCCGCGATGGGCACGTGGAATGCGCCAGAAAAGCTGAAGGGAAAGAAGACCCGGGCAGCCTGGTCCCCTGCGTCAATCAATCCGATGCTCGCTCACACGCGGAGTGTGTTTGCCGATCTCGTCGATCAAGGTGCCGTTGCCAGAAATGTCGCCGCGCTCGTGAAACCTTTGCCGTCGGAGCGAGCGAAACTGAATACACTCGACGCAGAACAGATCGCGACACTGCTGAAATCAACCGCCGGGCAAACCCTGGACATCGCGTGGCGACTCGCTCTGAACGGAATGCGCCGGGGCGAGATCCTCGCGCTGCGATGGGATGACGTCGACTTGACCGCGAAGACCCTCGCGATCTCCGCTGCGCGCCTCGCGATCCCCGGCGGCAGCGAGACCGGGGCGCCAAAGACCACAAGCAGCATCCGTGAGCTTCCACTCACATCCGACCTCACCGTTGCGTTGCGCCGCGAGCGCAAACGCCAGTCGGAGTTGAAGCTTTTCCTGGG
It encodes the following:
- a CDS encoding site-specific integrase; this translates as MARRPEWVKVVETSAGKRYEVRVHASRPDGTRFQHKKRFKAVEEAVKWRSTLISEVAHGTHVAPAELTVQQAVESWLQGQRIRPKTMSAYVTALRPIVDHLGDRRVQSITKDDIEQVVQALRDGKSAMGTWNAPEKLKGKKTRAAWSPASINPMLAHTRSVFADLVDQGAVARNVAALVKPLPSERAKLNTLDAEQIATLLKSTAGQTLDIAWRLALNGMRRGEILALRWDDVDLTAKTLAISAARLAIPGGSETGAPKTTSSIRELPLTSDLTVALRRERKRQSELKLFLGEKWADTGLVVVDEFGKPPHPDTVTHAWADALKDAGLPHVRLHDARHSCATLMHLNGVPETVIAAWLGHTDARFTLSVYTHSTNSALADAAAKLDVITAGSTARPAK